A stretch of DNA from Mus musculus strain C57BL/6J chromosome 6, GRCm38.p6 C57BL/6J:
AACAGGAGAACGTGGGCACTTTAAGAAAGGGATTGCAGTTCGGGGTCCTCCAGTCAGTCCAACCTCCTCACTGTGCACACGAGAGAAAGGTGAGCCTGTAAACATCAGGGCGCTTCCCTAAGGTCCCCTCCCTATCCCTCACCCTTCtccaagagaagaaaacagaagaaaacggAAGTCTCCTCCATTTAGTCAAAGATTTCTACAAAAGGAATGCCTTTAACAGTGTACTATAGGAATATATCTTCTTAAAACAACCGATTAAAATAATCATGTCTGAAATTTATTCTAAATCTTTAACATTACATAGATTCAGTGTGTGGTTTTTATCCCCCTGAAAATATAATGCACACAGCTTCATAATTACAATCAATAAACTGGGCCTTTGTGAGCGCCAAGGGTCTAACAGGTTAATATCTTTCTCCTTAGAGGCAATATAAGTATTAAATCATAAGAGTAGTACAAAACTGCTGACCAAAAGCAAGCAGTTTCATTACAGGACTACACAATCAACAAAGCAGTTTCCACAGGAAATTACACAAACCCATTTTCCTCCTTAAGGTGTTGATACAGCTCTGCTCTGTTATTGACAGAGTTCAAACGCCCAGCAAACTCCTGGTGCTTTCTGGAATTGGCAGTGTTTATTCTGTTACTCCACAAGGATAATAAGGACACTGGCCCTGGTGTTagagcagaaagaagagaaaaaaagcagaaaaattaCTACTTCAAATTTTAGAAATGTAATAAATTTAACCCTCACTTCTGTTGTTCATTTTATACTCTTCAGGCACTGTACCATGCCAAGAAAGTTGAACAGATTTCCACCAAATCCACAGGACACACTTAGGAAAAACAGCCTTAAAGGCAGTGTAGGTAGACATCAGGTACACAACTGGCTTTGGGGGGGACAGAAGGTGGGAAGTCTTTTCCAAAGTAGATGAAATGGGTTAAAGAATGCTGTTGATCAGAAAACACACAAAGAGTTAGCTTGTAAAACAGAATGAAAGACATGAAGGTGAGAGGGACACCTAAGGGAAGAGGGAAACAAGAATTGGGGATGGGTATGATTCAAATGCACGTATGAGATCGCaaagagtaaaaaaataaataaaatctttgaagTATAACTAAATTTCTCATTCTAATCCATAGTGGTACATTCAGCATGTGAGATGTGTAATTATCTCAGTAAACACCAATTTAAACCCTATTATTTCTAACTCTAGCAAAGACCTGAGAGGCAGGCACCAAACCACCTCAAGGTGACCCCTGCttccccaaatgcaaggacattaGTGGCTTGAAGAATGAGTATGTCCCAGTGCACTGACTAAGGAGTGACTAGCCTGCATGCTCAGAGGATGACCAGCCAATAACACTGGGCTGCCCTGTTCTTGATGGCTAGGAGACACAGGCATCAGATAGTCTGATGATTTTCCATATACTCTaagaggactgaacccaggataCCTTCACAGACACTCAGGCCCAGAATGACATCAGGAACCCAAGTCTAAGTCCCATCATTTAGACCTAGAATTACATGaagaaatttaattttctcagcctataaataatattaaaggtTTTAAACAATATCTTCACTTAAGCTTGGTCATATGTTACTACTAAATGAGTAAATATGATTACATTCTTCCCTGGGTACCAAGAGTTGGGTGGAGAGAAGAAcaagtatttctctctttttcacaCATAGGATCTAAAtgttatatgtatgcacatgcacatgtgaaaGTGGAAGAGAGGTTTTCATGTGTACGCACATGCATATGTAAGAGTGGGAGGGGTATGAAGGGATTATTGAAGGAGAGTGGGGCAGAAGAGCATCTCACGTGGAGGGGAACTATGAGCAACAAACCATGATGTACTGAATAAATATGTCACAAGAAAACCAATTATTTTGTTCATTAATCGAAATGAATAATGATAAAGGGGCTTGGGGACAGTCTGTCCTCCATAAGCCAGCACTTGGCAGTTCTGGGAACATAAGCAGATTTAAGCTTCTAATTTACAAATTCTTAAAGTATAGAttttatataaagtattttatttttcaaagcttTTATTGATAGAAGCATActgctactattttttttttaaatgttaaaaacatcTTCACTTCCAAGGATGTAAACAACATCTCCAGGCATCCAGGCGTCAGTAGCTCTTTCTCACAGATACAATGTGAAGTAACACTGCCCAGAAACATGTGCTTAGCTAAACTGCCCAGGCCACTCCCAAGGTTGTCCTCACCTTTAGACTTTTCCATGTGTGGTGTCTCATCCGTTTCAACAAGGGGCTTTTTGTTTGGAGGTTCTGGAGAATCAGGTGAGTCCTTTATGACCTCTGCTTCAGCCAACTCTTCTTTCCCTCGTTCTAAAATCCCTTTCAATCTGGAAGAGGAACAAGTAATGAAGCAGAGTTTAGTTTATAAGTCTATAAGTGGCCCAGTAACTACACTACTGTGTGTATCAGTTTTTATAAAACATACTTGATCTCACAAAAGAATCTAAAAATCATATAAATTAGTTTAATGAGTTCTTCAcaattttatttccctttataGTAGTAACAGTTCAGGAATTAGTCCAATGTAAAagttaaaaccaaaccaaggaaACTTAAGTTAGTAGTTAAAAGGTTAGAAACAATGTAATTATGAACAAGACATTTCACAagacccacattttaaaaatgaaggaaaaaaaaatctatgacaaattacaaataaaattagtcCTTACTGTCTAGTGTGGTGCGGTCTGTGTGACAAGGTATGCTCTCAGGTGTTCTTACTCGCAAGCCTCATCACTCTAAAGCTTTTTCTTGAGACGGTCTcagtgtgtagctctggctagcctgaaactctctATATAGACTAGGCTAACCTAGAACTCAGATCAACCAAAGTGCTTCTACCTAAGCGCTAAGATGAAAAAGCCCTACTCTAAGCTTTTATTAGGCTTCCTTAGTAAGAGGAATACTTCTCATATATGCACAAGGCCATACACTGGAGGTCAGCTGGAGCTGAAGTAAAGTGTACTGTTTAAACTGCTGAGAAGTAAAGTGCTCTACCTGTCTAGAAATGATGAGGACTTCAAGAACTACTGTCAACACATTCCTACAGACCTACAGTGAAGATGGTAGACATGGAAACATGTATGTATGAGCAGAGGTCTTCCATGAATTAGTAACTGTGAAGGCAGAGGCTATTTGCCACTACAATAAATCTAGCTGTCTTGTCTGATCTGTGCAAGGACATAGGAGTTGATATATTAAGATACTTGTTAAATAAGGGTACAGGCAATTCATGTACAAtggcatgtgtgtgaaggtcagaggacaccatgcaggagtcagttctctcctagaCCATGTTGGTCCCAGGAATCCAACTCAGATACTCAAGTGTGGCTTCAAGGGGAAACAGTGTGCTGATTAGGAATGATGTCAAAATTAGGATTGCATGCTAGTCCGTTCCAAAGGGCAACCTGAACCTAATTCGTATAAGATAGCGTTTTCCACACTGTGCTGTGATCACTGAAGTATGACCTATCTCTAAAATAAGGCAGGGTGTTCTTTCAGGATGACATCTTGTGATGAATGCCTGGCCAGTGACTCACTAAACATAAAATTATGTTTgtgaattttataatattcaaagTATATACTGGTATCAAACACCATAATGATAACCAGAATTAGTTAGCAAAAAATTAACACAATTTTGTCATAACAATAAAAGTTCATACCATTTTAAGGCACAGAAGGATGGGGTGACTAAGAGTACAGTTAGCGTGGACAAGCACATACTGAATGAAGTGAATGTGTGACAGGCCAAGGTGGGTGCTAGGGGACAAGTCACCTGTCTGCATCCGGCCGGGCCTTTTCCGTGCCGTGCTCCTTCCCTGCTTGTTCCGACTTGTCTTCCctgtcctccctcttcctccctcgcTTCTTCCGCTCTTCTTCTTCTGGGGGTTTGCTCCTACATGCCATTAGACACTCCAATACTCTCTGATGCTTCTCAGAGTTGCTGATATGGGCTCTGACGAGAGTCTCTAGTTCATTCCACATGATCCGGTACTGTTCATCTCTGGAGTAAACATCAAAAGCACACTCAGAAATGGTCCTGGTTATAATAAATATTAGGCACTTGCTAtggtaaaagaaacagaaatggagatgtatttttttctttttactccaTACTTAATAGTGGAACTCCAAGTTACACTGTAGCAATGCCTACTATGTCCCCATCATATGGTACATACACCTCCTCAGATAATTTACACACAGAAGAATTATCTTACAGAGTAATGCCTGTTAAATAAACAGGATGTGTGAAGGTGTAAAGAAAACAGCACTACCTTTTAGGTCCCTTTCCTCTGGTACCGACTGTAGAAACAGGAAGAGGGTCATTCTTCCTTTCCATATCAACTAAGTTGTATATGGTCTTCTGACAGTTTAACACATCCTCTTCTGTCAAAGACTCTTTCACAATGACACCAGCTAATGGAACTACCTGttaggttaaaaaaaagagagagagagaaagaaagaaagaaagaaaaagaaaaaaagaaaaggaagaacttgGTTTAAAGCTGATATTAAAGATGGCCACATAGAGGGGAACACCATAACTGCTGCTTCTGTTCTCAGTCACTAATTCTTCAGCCACAACAACCTCATGCTTCCTATCTTGCTTGAGAAATGGCACcaattacaaatttaaaaatttactttCTAAAAATGTATTTGCAAATACATactaatccagaaaaaaaaaaaaaagagactcacCGCTTGCATGTTGAAAATGGTGGTTTGTGAAATAATCATGGGCCAGTAACGGGTGTGCTTTTCTAACTGATCCTTTGCACGCTCCAACGGGATCTCTAGACTTGCATCGATTTTATATCTGGGGTCTAGAAAAGGAGTTAACCTGTTTTCCCTCATAAATTCACCAAAATCCTAATGATAACCAGATAAGACACAATTAGAAACTAGTCTAATGTTCCATCACAGCCGTttccctctgtcctctgtcctgtGACTGCCAGCAAAGCCCTTTCTCTAACAGTGACCCACCTCACTGCTTGCCCCACCCCCTTTTGAAGTTGAAAGCTATCagcatttacacagtggaaatGAAGCATGTCCCCACTTCACTCCTATGATGAAACTGCTTTCTTTCAGATGTGTGTGAGTTTATCACATGGCAAGGCCAGTTTGCTTATAAAAAGCTGCTTTGATAGAATATCAAAATGATGAGTGTTATTCtttcaataatgaaattaaaggtaagttagggtttttgtttggttggttttcagATGCCTTTAGATTCTGTTTTCCATAATGAATACTTATTGGCTTTCAAGCCCTTATTAAAATAACTACCCAAAAAAAgcctaataaattaattaaattatataatatttggAAGTTTATAGAGTAATTATACATATAAATCCACATATAAGTCCCACAACCATCTCAAAAAAGTAGCCCTGAAATGTCAACATATGCAAGAGAAAGCACTAATttaatcatattctctctctaaCGCCAGTGTTTCAGGACTTAGACACTCCCAGTCACTAAATCTGTCACATGGCAGAGTATTCAGCGATGATGATTACTGAAAACAACAATCAGCTCTTTTGAGAACGCTTTTCTGAGATCGCTTTTCTCCATAACCTTAACATAACAAGAACTCTTGCTaactgactcaaaacaaaatctACAGAATAGTAAGTTTTAtggcagggctagagagatggctcagtggttaaaggcactggctgctcttgcctaGGACCCAGGTtagattcttagcacccacataatggctaACAAcagtcagtaactccagttccagaggatccaacaccctctgctggcctccaagggtaccaGGTACGTACATGCACATggcgcacagacatacacagaggaaaaacactcatacacatacaataaacattttttaaaaagtctcactGTAATCCGGTAGTCTGTAACTCTTCCTCCACAGCCCTCACTAATTGAAGGCGGATCTTCCAGAATGGATCGAGAACTGCTAAGGACATGCAGAAAGATCTCTCCTCCATGGCTGCTAAGCATGTGACTGATGACTTTGGAGCCTGACTTTCGTGGCTGCTCCAGCAACACAGACCGACCTGTCAGAAGCAAGATCGAGCTGTCAGTAAGAAAACTCAAACAGCTATATTTTAAACAGTACTGCTAAGCTAGTGCATCTATACTTCTCTCCTAATACTTAGCTTCTCTCAGACACTTTAAGGTTTACACAGGTATATGGCTATGTTCCCAAACAATTATAATGGTATGTTTGTTTTACTGAAATTCAAGTTCACATAAAAATTCCCTCCTAGACattcaaaaatcaaaattaaactaCTGAGGAATTCTCAGGTTATTAATGCTACAAAGTATTTGAGGAAAAGGCATAGTCCCAATCCCTATCCACAATGCCTGCCACCTTTTTGGCATAATTGTTTCTAATTCACATGCTGAATACTGGTGAATATTACATATTACGATAATCAAACTGAACATTATAATGAAAGTAAccttggaaaaaagacagactttTAATCAATGGTTCTAAAACTTAAGATTACCCTAAGCTTCCAAAAAAGTGTTAAGTCGAACCCTAAagatcaaatttcttttttttttttttctttttttttttttttttaagatttatttatttattatatgtaagtacactgtagctgtcttcagacactccagaagagggagtcagatcttattacggatggttgtgagccaccatgtggttgctgggatttgaactccggaccttcggaagagcagtcgggtgctcttacccactgagccatctcaccagcccaaagatCAAATTTctaatcaacattttaaaaaatatgttggaTAAAACTCACTTAGATATAAAGCCTCGAAGTCAGAAAGAAAGTAAATTTCTGCCCCCAGCAAAACTGTTACAGACTATTTCCACTAACATGAATTTAAAGCAATCTTGGCAAATAGACTATCGTGACATGAATGACCCCACATAGCAATAACTGAAGGTAAGGCATTAAATGATGGTTACCATTGAGGAGGAAATTAGTAAGGCAGGAAGAAGGTCTACTATTTACATCCACAGGTGAAATCCGGTAAGCTCCAGTGCAATAGTGCAATTCTGAAATAGGAAAACACACCACCTtaaagaatataataaaataccctacacctaagagaaagaaaatctgcTGTACTGAGTCCCTTAaggcaatgaaaacaaaaattcaaaaagaaacttgagattTAACATCACACTTACAGACCTTTGTGTGCTCTAGCTCCCCGCCACCCCCCTGGCCCATCTCCTTACCAATGCTGTTGGTCCTGGGTGTGCACCACTTCAGGGTTACTGTCTCCTTAAATGGCCCTTCTCTGCTGCTGCTCCCAGAGTGGCTGTCACCTTTAGAGAGGTCATAGAAACACTAACTTTACTAAGGAGGTCACCAACTTCAAAGTGGTGGTTATTTAAGTTTTGAAAATAAGTTTAAACTCTGGAAGAGAAAAGAGCTCTATGAGAACACGCTTTTTACAAAGTCTCAGTGGAAAAGGCCAAATAGAGAATGGGATATAAACTACGGTTAGCATCGATAAGTAATTTCCCTTCATATTTTTCACTTTAGTTTTCATTCACTGGTTTAACTAATTTGGGTCACTGTCTTAATAGCCAGTAATAAAATTTCATAGACCTCTGATATAATGCTCTCTCCCTGCCCATGCAAATAAATGATAAAGTAACATGGTCAATATTCAGAAGGTTTAAGAGTCTAAAATGCACAACTAtaccaaattgtgtttctttagAGGAAGCATAAAGGTTCTGGAAGTGAATACATAAGGAAGCAGAGCAGTCAGTACCCATGCCTTCATGAAACCTGCAGTGTGGCAGAGCAGATCTGTCAATCCAATAGCTTAGCAGGCAAATTTGAAATCACAAAGTTGACAAAATACTTTGTtgaaaaagacactaaaaaaaaaatatatatatatatatatgtatgtatgtgtgtagatatatatatgtatatatgtgtatatatatatatatatatatgtatgtatatatgtatatgtatgtggtatgagAGCCTCCAGCACAGAGGTCTGACCTATTCTAAGACACTGAAAAAAGCCTCCTTTAGACATAAAAATTGGCTTAAGTTCTCAGAGAATGGTATaggaattaaaagaaaagaggagaaagcaaTCTGTGCAGAGAGGACAGCAAATGTCAAGATCTTTGCAGGAGGGAGCAGTGAGACAACGGAGGGAGGATCTGGAATGTTAGGTGAGAAAATAATAGGTTTTATTCAGGAAGTACCAAGTGGTAGCAGAGATGCAGAAATGGTTGTATCAGAAAAACACAAgatgaaattaagaaaatgagaTGATAAAGTTGATATAGAAAGTGTCAGAGAGGCATCTCAAGATGATCTTAAGGTTTCTATATAATAGAAATGCAAAAACAACTGGACTATCCACCGAAAGTGCTAAGTCCCTGTCATAAAGCTTACCAATTGTTCTGGGAGTATTGAGTCTTAGATGAAGTACTGACATGAAGCAGCAGAATACATAGATATGGAGCTTAGGGGAGATGCTTGGGTTAAAGTACAAGCCTACGAATTGAGATCCTGCTCTGGTATCCCTCCTCAGTACGGCTTGCCTAACGTTCAGAGTTATAACCACATGCAGCCTTCACAGGCTCTGCTCCTATTGCCACAGGAGCACTttacaaaaaaatttttatttattcataggtATACTGTAAAGGCATGGCATGGGTGTGGCTAATGCCTCCTGGGACCTCCCATTCTCTGCTCCAAACTGTGGCTTTACAGGCTTTCAGAGCAAGTGCttctacccactaagccatctccacaGACATAATTATCTCCATAGCCAAGAGAATGTTATACAATCTTCTAAGTTAAAACAAAAGTCTTAAAAGCTGACATCATCTCATAGGTTCTTAGAATCTCCACAAGTTACATTTTCTACATTCCCTTGCTAACATCAGTAGATACATATATCATAGTCGTTTTTCTACTGCTAGTAATTCAGTCAGTGAATCCCAATATTCCATAGACACATAACCCCAGCTGGCTCACAATTACGCTTCAGAATGACTGCACACAACATGCTCAACATCAGTCCTGTAACTCTGTCAGCACCAATCTACAAAGAAAAGCCTCAGGAATTTAAAGACTTCACACCTTAAAAGTGTCATTCAATATTAGGAGTGAATGAAATATTAAGGTTCATCCTGCTATTGTGTCTGCAGTTTTTAAACACAAAAAGTGAAATATAGAAACACAGGGCTGCTGTCCTGACAAAATCCTTGCTAAAGCTCTTCCCTCATACCCTAAAGCACGAGGGTGCAGTGACGGAAAGCACAGCCTGAAGGGGAAAGCAAACTACAGAGTACCAGTTCCATGGACACTGTCCCAGTTGCTCTTTGTTGGTGTGATAAaaaccatgaccagaagcaacttggggaggccAGGGTTTACTTCATCGTAAGTCAGAGTCCTTCATCGTGGAAGCCAAAGCAGATGCTCCAGTCAGGAACctgaagacaggaactgaagaggccatggaggaatgctgcttaccagcttgctaatcctggcttgctcagctacctttctcagAATAGACCCCAGATCCACCTGCCCGGGGATAGCGGTACTCCCAGTGGGTATattaattagcaattaagaaaatgccccacaaacaGCCACAAGCCAAACTGATGAAATCAATTCTCCAATTGAGATGGCCTTTTCCCAGGTGAAtgtaatttgtgtcaagttgacagacacTATGATGGTGACACTGCACAGGAGTTGGGACAAAGATGAGCTCAGTCTGTGTGCTTGGTGAGAATCCTGGGTAACGCCTCTTACCACTTCTCAGGAAATCTACATGTGCATCTTTGTGATGAAGTAGCTCCACGTCATAGTTGGCAGATGTGTTGGCATGCTGCTCTTCCTTTAAGCAAAgtttaagacattttaaataacTTGGGTCTGCtttcaaaataatgaaataaattactTTGCTTTTTGCTGAAAGTGAGGTCAAATATATTCTACAACATTAGCTAAATAAGAGGATGGTTTGCTCTCGTTTATTTAAAGATGCAATACTTTCCAACAGTGTAACAAACTCTATTGTAGAACTATTAATGGAACACAGGCAAGTAATAACTTTCTCATGTCAGGATTAACACAAATGACTCTTCTAG
This window harbors:
- the Ints13 gene encoding integrator complex subunit 13 isoform 3 (isoform 3 is encoded by transcript variant 3), which produces MKIFSESHKTVFVVDHCPYMAESCRQHVEFDMLVKNRTQGIIPLAPISKSLWTCSVESSMEYCRIMYDIFPFKKLVNFIVSDSGAHVLNSWTQEDQNLQELMAALATVGPPNPRADPECCSILHGLVAAVETLCKITEYQHEARTLLMENAERVGNRGRIICITNAKSDSHVRMLEDCVQETIHEHNKLAANSDHFFLSLMQIQKCELVLIHTYPVGEDSLVSDRPKKELSPVLTSEVHSVRAGRHLATKLNVLVQQHFDLASTTITNIPMKEEQHANTSANYDVELLHHKDAHVDFLRSGDSHSGSSSREGPFKETVTLKWCTPRTNSIELHYCTGAYRISPVDVNSRPSSCLTNFLLNGRSVLLEQPRKSGSKVISHMLSSHGGEIFLHVLSSSRSILEDPPSISEGCGGRVTDYRITDFGEFMRENRLTPFLDPRYKIDASLEIPLERAKDQLEKHTRYWPMIISQTTIFNMQAVVPLAGVIVKESLTEEDVLNCQKTIYNLVDMERKNDPLPVSTVGTRGKGPKRDEQYRIMWNELETLVRAHISNSEKHQRVLECLMACRSKPPEEEERKKRGRKREDREDKSEQAGKEHGTEKARPDADRLKGILERGKEELAEAEVIKDSPDSPEPPNKKPLVETDETPHMEKSKGPVSLLSLWSNRINTANSRKHQEFAGRLNSVNNRAELYQHLKEENGMETTENGKASRQ
- the Ints13 gene encoding integrator complex subunit 13 isoform 4 (isoform 4 is encoded by transcript variant 4) → MKIFSESHKTVFVVDHCPYMAESCRQHVEFDMLVKNRTQGIIPLAPISKSLWTCSVESSMEYCRIMYDIFPFKKLVNFIVSDSGAHVLNSWTQEDQNLQELMAALATVGPPNPRADPECCSILHGLVAAVETLCKITEYQHEARTLLMENAERVGNRGRIICITNAKSDSHVRMLEDCVQETIHEHNKLAANSDHLMQIQKCELVLIHTYPVGEDSLVSDRPKKELSPVLTSEVHSVRAGRHLATKLNVLVQQHFDLASTTITNIPMKEEQHANTSANYDVELLHHKDAHVDFLRSGDSHSGSSSREGPFKETVTLKWCTPRTNSIELHYCTGAYRISPVDVNSRPSSCLTNFLLNGRSVLLEQPRKSGSKVISHMLSSHGGEIFLHVLSSSRSILEDPPSISEGCGGRVTDYRITDFGEFMRENRLTPFLDPRYKIDASLEIPLERAKDQLEKHTRYWPMIISQTTIFNMQAVVPLAGVIVKESLTEEDVLNCQKTIYNLVDMERKNDPLPVSTVGTRGKGPKRDEQYRIMWNELETLVRAHISNSEKHQRVLECLMACRSKPPEEEERKKRGRKREDREDKSEQAGKEHGTEKARPDADRLKGILERGKEELAEAEVIKDSPDSPEPPNKKPLVETDETPHMEKSKGPVSLLSLWSNRINTANSRKHQEFAGRLNSVNNRAELYQHLKEENGMETTENGKASRQ
- the Ints13 gene encoding integrator complex subunit 13 isoform X1, with the protein product MKIFSESHKTVFVVDHCPYMAESCRQHVEFDMLVKNRTQGIIPLAPISKSLWTCSVESSMEYCRIMYDIFPFKKLVNFIVSDSGAHVLNSWTQEDQNLQELMAALATVGPPNPRADPECCSILHGLVAAVETLCKITEYQHEARTLLMENAERVGNRGRIICITNAKSDSHVRMLEDCVQETIHEHNKLAANSDHLMQIQKCELVLIHTYPVGEDSLVSDRPKKELSPVLTSEVHSVRAGRHLATKLNVLVQQHFDLASTTITNIPMKEEQHANTSANYDVELLHHKDAHVDFLRSGDSHSGSSSREGPFKETVTLKWCTPRTNSIELHYCTGAYRISPVDVNSRPSSCLTNFLLNGRSVLLEQPRKSGSKVISHMLSSHGGEIFLHVLSSSRSILEDPPSISEGCGGRVTDYRITDFGEFMRENRLTPFLDPRYKIDASLEIPLERAKDQLEKHTRYWPMIISQTTIFNMQAVVPLAGVIVKESLTEEDVLNCQKTIYNLVDMERKNDPLPVSTVGTRGKGPKRDEQYRIMWNELETLVRAHISNSEKHQRVLECLMACRSKPPEEEERKKRGRKREDREDKSEQAGKEHGTEKARPDADRLKGILERGKEELAEAEVIKDSPDSPEPPNKKPLVETDETPHMEKSKGPVSLLSLWSNRINTANSRKHQEFAGRLNSVNNRAELYQHLKEENGEEVGLTGGPRTAIPFLKCPRSPVVNRMETTENGKASRQ
- the Ints13 gene encoding integrator complex subunit 13 isoform 1 (isoform 1 is encoded by transcript variant 1), with the translated sequence MKIFSESHKTVFVVDHCPYMAESCRQHVEFDMLVKNRTQGIIPLAPISKSLWTCSVESSMEYCRIMYDIFPFKKLVNFIVSDSGAHVLNSWTQEDQNLQELMAALATVGPPNPRADPECCSILHGLVAAVETLCKITEYQHEARTLLMENAERVGNRGRIICITNAKSDSHVRMLEDCVQETIHEHNKLAANSDHLMQIQKCELVLIHTYPVGEDSLVSDRPKKELSPVLTSEVHSVRAGRHLATKLNVLVQQHFDLASTTITNIPMKPTFSVFEQEEQHANTSANYDVELLHHKDAHVDFLRSGDSHSGSSSREGPFKETVTLKWCTPRTNSIELHYCTGAYRISPVDVNSRPSSCLTNFLLNGRSVLLEQPRKSGSKVISHMLSSHGGEIFLHVLSSSRSILEDPPSISEGCGGRVTDYRITDFGEFMRENRLTPFLDPRYKIDASLEIPLERAKDQLEKHTRYWPMIISQTTIFNMQAVVPLAGVIVKESLTEEDVLNCQKTIYNLVDMERKNDPLPVSTVGTRGKGPKRDEQYRIMWNELETLVRAHISNSEKHQRVLECLMACRSKPPEEEERKKRGRKREDREDKSEQAGKEHGTEKARPDADRLKGILERGKEELAEAEVIKDSPDSPEPPNKKPLVETDETPHMEKSKGPVSLLSLWSNRINTANSRKHQEFAGRLNSVNNRAELYQHLKEENGEEVGLTGGPRTAIPFLKCPRSPVVNRMETTENGKASRQ